A single window of Sphingobacterium sp. ML3W DNA harbors:
- a CDS encoding muconolactone Delta-isomerase family protein — protein MVYVVEMDVKIPETWSEEKISDYITREKACSQGHQNSGKWVYLWRVAGKYSNISVLDVESPDELHSIISSLPLFPYMTIKITSICKHPNALKDTLI, from the coding sequence ATGGTTTACGTAGTTGAAATGGATGTTAAGATTCCAGAAACTTGGAGTGAGGAAAAAATTTCAGATTATATAACACGCGAGAAAGCCTGTTCACAGGGACATCAGAATTCAGGAAAATGGGTTTATCTCTGGAGAGTAGCTGGCAAATATTCGAACATCAGCGTTTTAGATGTAGAAAGTCCGGATGAACTACACAGCATCATCAGCTCATTGCCTTTATTCCCATATATGACAATTAAAATAACGAGTATTTGCAAACATCCAAATGCCCTAAAAGATACATTGATTTAA
- a CDS encoding dioxygenase, with protein sequence MKRIDQKIIDQTLALIQSSENENAGNERVKTIVNRLLKDLFNAMADLDITSEEMWKACDWLTQTGKNNEYGLVYAGLGIEKFIDVMMDWEDEQAGIENITPRTIEGPLYVAGSPESTSYAELETEIEADSERLYMSGVVRDEKGNPIPEAKVEIWHCNLKGLYSHFDSSQPEFNLRRAINVAEDGKYEFKSFVPVGYACPPNGSTDTLMQLLGRHGARPAHIHFFVTAPGFRKLTTQINIDGDPLLFDDFAFATRPELVPQIERISAEDATQYGKTEAFAKINFDFNMVREIITAAPGENNRKRAALES encoded by the coding sequence ATGAAAAGAATAGATCAAAAAATTATCGACCAAACCTTAGCATTAATTCAATCTTCGGAAAATGAAAATGCGGGAAATGAAAGAGTAAAAACGATTGTAAACCGTCTACTGAAAGACTTGTTCAATGCAATGGCTGATCTGGATATCACATCTGAAGAGATGTGGAAAGCTTGTGATTGGCTTACTCAAACTGGAAAAAACAATGAATATGGATTGGTATATGCTGGATTAGGCATTGAGAAATTTATAGACGTAATGATGGACTGGGAAGATGAGCAAGCTGGTATCGAAAATATAACTCCACGCACGATTGAAGGCCCTCTATACGTTGCTGGATCACCAGAATCCACCTCTTATGCAGAATTAGAGACCGAAATTGAAGCTGATTCAGAACGTCTTTATATGAGTGGTGTAGTACGTGATGAAAAAGGAAATCCAATCCCAGAGGCAAAAGTTGAAATATGGCACTGCAATTTAAAAGGATTATATTCGCATTTTGACTCTTCACAACCTGAATTTAACTTGCGTCGCGCAATCAATGTGGCTGAAGACGGCAAATATGAATTCAAGTCCTTTGTACCTGTTGGATATGCTTGTCCTCCTAATGGTTCTACAGATACATTAATGCAGTTATTAGGTCGCCATGGAGCTCGCCCTGCGCATATTCACTTTTTCGTAACTGCACCAGGTTTCAGAAAATTAACGACTCAAATCAATATTGATGGTGATCCATTATTGTTCGATGATTTTGCATTTGCAACGCGTCCAGAACTGGTACCTCAAATTGAACGAATTTCTGCTGAAGACGCTACCCAATATGGAAAAACTGAAGCTTTCGCAAAAATTAATTTTGATTTCAATATGGTTCGTGAGATCATTACCGCTGCTCCTGGAGAAAACAACAGAAAAAGAGCTGCTTTAGAATCCTAA
- a CDS encoding Rieske 2Fe-2S domain-containing protein — protein sequence MNRVTSEYLDSLVIHDKEKGIYRHNRESFTNEELFELEMKYIFEGNWVYLAHESQIPNINDYYTTTIGRQSIVITKDKQGDLHALINSCTHKGAQLCRYKKGNKASFTCPFHGWTFNNAGKLLKVKDGKSGGYPEQFSCEGSHDLVKVAKFESYKGFLFGSLNAEVVSLEEYLGDSKIIIDQIVDQAPQGLEVLNGSSSYIYSGNWKLQMENGADGYHVSSVHWNYVATMGRRDYENEGTKAVDANNWSKSVAGVYGFDNGHILLWTNKLNPEVSPIYQQKDRLISEFGEEKAGFMVNMTRNLGLYPNVFLMDQFSTQIRVIKPISVNESEITIYCFAPKEESSDERAIRIRQYEDFFNVTGMGTPDDLEEFRSCQIAYSSTALKYNDMSRGATHWIYGQDEQAKKMGIEPIISGIKSEDEGLFITQHEFWKDSLKAGLSKTKLED from the coding sequence ATGAATCGAGTAACTTCCGAATATCTAGATAGTCTAGTAATTCACGATAAAGAAAAGGGCATATACCGTCATAATCGGGAATCCTTCACAAATGAAGAATTGTTTGAATTGGAAATGAAATATATTTTCGAAGGCAATTGGGTATACCTTGCGCACGAATCTCAAATTCCAAATATCAATGATTACTACACCACTACGATAGGAAGGCAATCGATAGTCATTACGAAAGATAAGCAAGGAGATTTACATGCTTTGATCAATTCTTGCACACATAAAGGAGCACAATTATGCCGTTATAAAAAAGGAAATAAAGCCTCATTTACATGCCCATTCCACGGTTGGACATTTAATAATGCTGGTAAGTTATTAAAAGTAAAAGATGGGAAATCTGGAGGCTATCCAGAGCAATTCAGCTGTGAAGGTTCTCATGACCTCGTTAAAGTGGCAAAATTTGAGTCCTATAAAGGATTCCTATTCGGATCGTTGAACGCAGAGGTAGTTTCTTTGGAAGAATATTTAGGCGACTCAAAAATAATCATCGACCAAATTGTAGATCAAGCTCCACAAGGTTTAGAAGTATTAAATGGTTCATCATCCTATATCTACAGTGGAAACTGGAAACTGCAGATGGAAAATGGTGCCGACGGTTATCATGTGTCTTCTGTACACTGGAATTATGTCGCTACCATGGGTAGACGTGACTATGAAAACGAAGGAACAAAGGCTGTAGATGCCAACAACTGGTCAAAATCTGTTGCTGGTGTATATGGTTTTGACAACGGCCATATTTTATTATGGACCAACAAATTGAATCCTGAAGTCAGCCCAATATATCAACAAAAGGACCGTCTAATCTCCGAATTTGGCGAAGAGAAAGCTGGTTTCATGGTCAATATGACTCGTAATTTAGGTTTGTATCCAAATGTATTCTTGATGGACCAATTCTCAACACAGATCCGTGTGATTAAACCTATATCCGTCAATGAATCTGAAATTACAATCTATTGCTTCGCTCCCAAAGAAGAGTCTTCAGATGAGCGTGCTATACGTATACGACAATATGAAGATTTTTTCAACGTGACAGGTATGGGAACTCCAGATGATCTAGAAGAATTCCGTTCCTGCCAGATCGCTTACAGTTCTACCGCTTTAAAATACAATGACATGAGCCGCGGTGCTACACATTGGATCTACGGGCAGGATGAGCAAGCTAAAAAAATGGGTATCGAGCCAATCATCTCAGGTATTAAATCCGAAGACGAGGGATTATTTATTACCCAACATGAATTTTGGAAAGATTCACTAAAGGCAGGACTCTCTAAAACTAAACTTGAAGATTAA
- the benB gene encoding benzoate 1,2-dioxygenase small subunit: protein MINHQNILAFLYKEARHLDDKQWDEWLKCYDIDCVFWMPGWDDEDELTQDPQTEISLIYYPNKGGLEDRVFRIKTERSSASMPEPRTCHYITNVEIIEENQDEVKIRFNWNTLSFRYKTTDTYFGLSFYTLKKNDDSFLISNKKVIIKNDYIRQVLDIYHI from the coding sequence ATGATAAATCACCAAAATATATTAGCTTTTTTATACAAAGAAGCTCGTCATCTAGATGACAAGCAATGGGATGAATGGTTGAAGTGCTATGATATTGACTGTGTTTTTTGGATGCCCGGTTGGGATGATGAAGACGAGCTTACGCAAGATCCACAAACCGAGATTTCACTCATCTACTACCCCAATAAGGGAGGATTAGAAGATCGAGTATTTCGCATCAAAACAGAGCGTTCATCAGCTTCCATGCCAGAACCTCGCACTTGTCACTATATCACGAACGTCGAAATTATAGAAGAAAATCAAGATGAAGTGAAGATCCGTTTTAACTGGAATACACTATCCTTCCGTTATAAAACTACGGATACTTATTTCGGACTTAGTTTTTATACCCTAAAAAAGAACGATGATTCCTTTTTGATTTCCAATAAAAAGGTCATCATTAAGAACGATTATATCCGTCAAGTTTTAGATATATATCACATTTAA
- the benC gene encoding benzoate 1,2-dioxygenase electron transfer component BenC: MAKVALNFEDGITRFIETAGYETIAEASYRVGINIPLDCADGACGTCKCLSRSGTFDAGDYIDEALTDEEAELGYGLACQMRPQSDMVVDILASSTACKVEVTTYETEITELVFLSSEIVQLKTKIKDGTVITFLPGQYANILVPGSSETRSYSFSSLSDTDEMEFIIRLIPNTGLMSDYLRQAKVGETLSITGPLGSFYSRDITAPTLFFAGGTGIAPFIAMLEKLNKEVNNTVIKLFYGATTAENIVELQRIQSFENLQVLTYPCVSNEVSDTFASGFVTQWVNKEELKEDSYDIYICGPNAMVEAVKTTLEQQQITFKNFYTEKFIPTGTLTV, encoded by the coding sequence ATGGCAAAAGTTGCATTAAATTTTGAAGACGGCATAACCCGTTTTATTGAAACTGCTGGCTATGAAACGATAGCCGAGGCCTCCTACCGAGTAGGAATCAATATCCCTTTAGACTGTGCAGATGGTGCATGTGGTACCTGCAAATGCTTATCCAGATCTGGAACATTTGATGCTGGAGATTACATTGATGAAGCATTAACGGACGAAGAAGCTGAACTAGGTTACGGATTAGCTTGTCAAATGCGTCCACAATCGGACATGGTAGTCGATATATTAGCCAGTTCAACAGCCTGTAAAGTAGAGGTTACAACTTATGAAACTGAGATTACAGAACTCGTATTCTTGTCTTCAGAAATTGTCCAACTGAAAACCAAGATCAAAGATGGTACCGTCATTACTTTCTTACCAGGACAGTATGCCAACATCCTAGTTCCTGGTTCATCAGAGACACGCTCCTATTCTTTCTCATCATTGTCAGATACAGATGAAATGGAATTCATCATTCGACTTATTCCCAACACAGGTTTGATGAGCGATTACTTGAGACAGGCAAAAGTTGGGGAAACATTAAGTATTACGGGTCCTTTAGGAAGTTTTTATAGTAGAGATATCACAGCTCCGACATTATTCTTTGCTGGCGGTACAGGCATCGCTCCCTTTATTGCGATGTTAGAGAAACTAAATAAAGAAGTCAATAACACGGTCATAAAATTATTTTATGGCGCGACTACTGCTGAAAACATAGTGGAGCTACAGCGTATTCAAAGCTTTGAAAACCTACAAGTGTTAACCTATCCTTGTGTTTCCAATGAGGTGTCTGACACCTTCGCTTCAGGTTTTGTGACACAATGGGTGAATAAAGAGGAGTTAAAAGAAGATAGTTACGACATCTATATTTGTGGACCAAATGCTATGGTAGAAGCTGTAAAAACTACCCTAGAGCAGCAACAAATTACTTTTAAAAATTTTTATACTGAGAAATTCATTCCAACGGGAACACTTACTGTATAA
- a CDS encoding 1,6-dihydroxycyclohexa-2,4-diene-1-carboxylate dehydrogenase, with protein sequence MIFQDRFKNKVIIVTGAAQGIGKGVAERVAQEGAKTILVDRSEKVLELTKNLTDNGFDVIAVQADLETFQGFEEVSTQAIQAFGKIDILINNVGGTIWAKPFEHYQEEEIIKEVNRSLFPTLWGCRSVLPHMITNGGGVIVNVSSVATRSVNRVPYAAAKGGVNAITASLAFEQAANNIRIVGVAPGGTEAPERHIPRNENPLSANEKIWYQQIVDQTISSSLQKKYGTIDDQVATILFMASDEAKYITGVTIPVAGGDLG encoded by the coding sequence ATGATTTTTCAAGATAGATTTAAAAATAAAGTTATCATCGTTACTGGTGCTGCCCAAGGTATTGGCAAAGGTGTCGCCGAGCGGGTAGCACAAGAAGGAGCAAAAACGATCTTGGTAGATCGTTCAGAAAAAGTACTCGAGCTGACAAAAAATTTAACTGATAACGGATTTGATGTTATAGCAGTTCAAGCGGATTTGGAAACTTTCCAAGGATTCGAAGAAGTATCTACACAAGCGATCCAAGCTTTTGGAAAAATCGATATTCTGATTAATAATGTAGGTGGCACCATTTGGGCAAAACCGTTCGAACATTATCAAGAAGAAGAAATCATCAAAGAAGTCAACCGCTCGCTGTTTCCTACCTTATGGGGGTGTAGAAGCGTGCTACCGCACATGATAACAAATGGCGGAGGCGTAATAGTCAATGTTTCCTCTGTCGCAACACGTTCCGTAAACCGAGTGCCATATGCTGCTGCTAAAGGTGGTGTAAATGCAATTACTGCTTCTTTAGCATTTGAACAAGCGGCCAATAATATCCGTATAGTCGGAGTTGCTCCCGGTGGCACTGAAGCTCCAGAGCGCCACATACCAAGGAATGAAAACCCGCTATCGGCAAATGAAAAAATATGGTACCAACAGATCGTCGATCAAACCATCTCCTCTTCATTACAAAAAAAATATGGGACTATTGATGATCAGGTTGCTACGATCCTCTTTATGGCTTCGGACGAAGCTAAATATATCACTGGAGTGACCATCCCTGTTGCTGGTGGAGACCTAGGATAA
- the pcaD gene encoding 3-oxoadipate enol-lactonase gives MPNIQFSNFTCHYQFDNFGHEKTLVLSNSLGTNLHMWEDNIDVLSHHFNILRYDKRGHGASSIHQNKVSIADLGNDVIELLDYLKLDHVYFCGLSIGGLTGQWLGIHHPARFNKIIISNTAAKIGNEEGWNTRVKQVTEHGLQSILTGTAERWFTATYRAKEPQKVHEILQNFESNTLQGYTACCYAVAQADFREQLHLLEVPTLIIAGTADEVTTLTDGKFMQKRIPNASLVTLDAAHLSNMEHPEEFAKHIIHFTQH, from the coding sequence ATGCCAAATATTCAATTTTCAAACTTCACTTGTCACTATCAGTTTGACAACTTCGGACATGAAAAGACATTGGTCCTTTCCAACTCCCTGGGAACCAACCTCCACATGTGGGAAGATAATATTGATGTATTAAGCCATCACTTTAATATACTGCGGTACGACAAAAGAGGTCATGGGGCCAGTTCGATTCATCAAAACAAGGTTTCAATTGCAGATTTAGGAAATGACGTCATCGAATTATTAGATTATTTAAAATTAGATCATGTTTACTTTTGTGGACTCTCCATAGGTGGTTTAACAGGACAATGGCTAGGTATACATCATCCTGCACGTTTTAATAAAATAATCATCAGCAATACAGCCGCAAAAATCGGAAACGAAGAAGGTTGGAATACACGCGTAAAACAAGTTACTGAACATGGACTACAAAGTATTTTAACAGGAACAGCTGAACGCTGGTTCACCGCAACATATCGAGCAAAAGAACCACAAAAAGTGCACGAAATCCTACAAAATTTTGAGTCGAATACCTTACAAGGATATACCGCCTGCTGTTATGCCGTTGCACAAGCTGACTTTAGAGAACAGCTTCATTTGCTTGAAGTACCTACGTTGATTATAGCAGGTACAGCAGATGAGGTAACGACTCTGACTGACGGCAAATTTATGCAAAAACGGATTCCTAATGCAAGCTTAGTGACACTGGACGCGGCTCACTTATCCAATATGGAGCACCCCGAAGAATTTGCGAAGCATATTATACATTTCACACAACATTAA